From Sphingopyxis sp. YR583, one genomic window encodes:
- a CDS encoding phosphoserine transaminase produces MTEVTTPELRPARPYFSSGPCAKPPVWSPEKLATESLGRSHRAKIGKTRLAYCIDLMREMLQLPDTHRIGIVPGSDTGAFEMAMWTMLGAKPVTTLAWESFGEGWVTDAAKQLKLDPTVIRADYGQLPDLNQVDWSNDVLFTWNGTTSGVRVPNGDWIAADREGLSFADATSAVFAYDLPWDKIDVATFSWQKVLGGEGGHGVLILGPRAVERLENYTPAWPLPKVFRLVSKGALAEGVFKGETINTPSMLAVEDAIFALEWAKSLGGLDGLKARSDANAAALDKIVADREWLSHLAADPASRSKTSVCLSVAGADEGFIKKFAGLLEAEGAAYDIAGYRDAPPGLRIWCGATVDTADVEALGPWLDWAYASLSA; encoded by the coding sequence ATGACTGAAGTGACGACGCCTGAATTGCGCCCTGCGCGCCCCTATTTTTCTTCCGGACCCTGCGCCAAGCCGCCGGTCTGGTCCCCCGAAAAACTAGCCACCGAATCGCTCGGCCGCTCGCATCGTGCGAAGATCGGCAAGACGCGCCTCGCCTATTGCATCGACCTGATGCGCGAGATGCTGCAGCTTCCCGACACGCACCGCATCGGCATTGTTCCGGGCTCCGACACCGGCGCCTTTGAAATGGCGATGTGGACGATGCTCGGCGCCAAACCCGTCACGACGCTCGCTTGGGAGAGCTTCGGTGAAGGTTGGGTCACCGACGCCGCAAAGCAGCTCAAGCTCGATCCCACCGTCATCCGTGCCGACTACGGCCAGCTTCCCGACCTCAATCAGGTCGACTGGTCGAACGACGTCCTCTTCACCTGGAACGGCACCACCAGCGGCGTCCGCGTTCCGAACGGCGACTGGATCGCCGCCGACCGCGAAGGCCTGAGCTTCGCCGACGCGACCAGCGCGGTGTTCGCCTATGATCTGCCGTGGGACAAGATCGACGTCGCGACCTTCAGCTGGCAGAAAGTGCTCGGCGGCGAAGGCGGTCATGGCGTGCTGATCCTCGGCCCCCGCGCGGTCGAACGGCTCGAGAATTACACTCCCGCCTGGCCGCTGCCGAAGGTGTTCCGCCTCGTCTCGAAGGGCGCGCTCGCCGAGGGCGTGTTCAAGGGCGAGACGATCAATACCCCGTCGATGCTCGCGGTCGAGGACGCGATCTTCGCGCTCGAATGGGCGAAGTCGCTCGGCGGCCTCGACGGCTTGAAAGCGCGCAGCGACGCGAACGCGGCGGCGCTCGACAAGATCGTTGCTGACCGCGAGTGGCTGAGCCACCTCGCCGCCGACCCCGCCAGCCGCTCGAAGACCTCGGTCTGCCTGTCGGTCGCGGGCGCCGACGAGGGCTTCATCAAGAAGTTCGCGGGCCTGCTCGAAGCCGAAGGCGCGGCATATGACATCGCGGGCTATCGCGACGCGCCTCCGGGCCTGCGCATCTGGTGCGGCGCGACCGTCGACACCGCCGATGTCGAAGCGCTCGGGCCGTGGCTCGACTGGGCCTACGCGAGCCTTTCGGCCTGA
- a CDS encoding c-type cytochrome, with protein sequence MRLAPVLLAGALTLTGCGKSEAPAEAPSTGEPAAETSAVEPTAAMGEQVFRRCVACHTIDKGGTNGIGPNLHGVVGRAVASHVGFSYSGAMKAKGGVWDKAALDTYLEAPMKALPGTRMAFAGVIDAADRKALILYLEDQSK encoded by the coding sequence ATGCGCCTCGCGCCCGTCCTGCTGGCGGGCGCGCTGACGCTCACCGGTTGCGGCAAGAGTGAGGCGCCCGCCGAAGCGCCGTCAACGGGCGAGCCAGCGGCCGAAACATCGGCTGTGGAACCCACCGCTGCGATGGGCGAACAGGTTTTCCGGCGCTGCGTCGCGTGTCACACGATCGACAAAGGCGGCACAAACGGCATTGGTCCCAACCTGCATGGCGTCGTCGGGCGTGCGGTCGCGTCGCACGTCGGCTTCTCCTATTCGGGCGCGATGAAGGCCAAGGGCGGGGTCTGGGACAAAGCTGCGCTCGACACCTATCTGGAAGCGCCGATGAAGGCCCTGCCTGGCACGCGCATGGCATTCGCCGGCGTGATCGATGCCGCCGACCGCAAGGCGCTGATCCTCTATCTGGAAGACCAGTCGAAATGA
- a CDS encoding c-type cytochrome: MDNRNNTIAGWVLFAGICALGLTIGSSMLFASHAPEKPGFPIEDAEAGAGGGESAVPLANLLAAADPAKGEAVFAKCAACHTINSGGANGIGPNLFGTMGEEIGHGKHGFAFSAALAGMGGSWDFEKMNAWLTSPRKFAPGTKMSFAGLSSPEDRANLIVYLNTQGSNLPLPAAEAAPAAAAEGAAPAEGAAAAPAADAPAAAPPAPAEAKK, from the coding sequence ATGGACAATCGCAACAATACTATTGCCGGCTGGGTGCTGTTTGCCGGCATTTGCGCGCTGGGCCTGACCATCGGGTCGAGCATGTTGTTCGCCAGCCACGCACCGGAAAAGCCCGGTTTCCCCATCGAAGACGCCGAAGCGGGCGCCGGTGGCGGCGAATCGGCGGTGCCGCTCGCCAACCTTCTGGCCGCCGCCGATCCGGCGAAGGGCGAAGCCGTTTTCGCGAAATGCGCCGCTTGCCACACGATCAATTCGGGCGGCGCCAACGGCATCGGCCCGAATCTGTTCGGCACGATGGGCGAAGAAATCGGTCATGGTAAGCATGGCTTTGCCTTCTCGGCCGCACTCGCCGGCATGGGCGGCAGCTGGGACTTCGAAAAAATGAACGCGTGGCTGACCAGCCCGCGCAAATTCGCTCCCGGCACGAAAATGTCGTTCGCAGGCCTGTCGAGCCCCGAAGATCGCGCGAACCTGATCGTGTATCTCAACACGCAGGGTTCGAACCTGCCGCTGCCCGCCGCCGAAGCCGCGCCCGCCGCGGCTGCCGAAGGCGCTGCACCGGCTGAAGGTGCAGCCGCCGCCCCGGCAGCCGATGCACCCGCCGCCGCGCCCCCCGCACCGGCCGAAGCCAAGAAATAA
- a CDS encoding prephenate dehydratase, whose product MGSYSASAQHLVDEMRAAALAEPARGLAFQGAPGANSDLAAREYDANSLPMPCYAFQDAIDAVRDGRVDRAIIPIENSLHGRVADIHFLLPESGLSIIGEHFLPIRYGLMSRDLGPVTRAMSHEQALGQCRHWLRTNNIAPVAHSDTAGAAAWVADSDEVGLAALAPPHAAELYGLTLHGTGMEDADHNTTRFVILAREPLADAAATTGPLMTTFMFEVKNIPAALYKALGGFATNGVNMTKLESYQTGDSFAATQFYCDIVGAPGDERIDRALEELDFQTKSLRLLGTYPQARERR is encoded by the coding sequence ATGGGCAGTTATTCGGCTTCGGCACAGCATCTGGTCGACGAAATGCGCGCGGCAGCCCTCGCGGAGCCTGCGCGTGGCCTGGCGTTTCAGGGCGCGCCGGGCGCGAACAGCGACCTCGCCGCGCGCGAATATGACGCGAACTCGCTGCCGATGCCCTGCTATGCGTTTCAGGATGCGATCGATGCCGTGCGCGACGGCCGCGTCGATCGCGCGATCATTCCGATCGAAAACAGCCTTCACGGCCGCGTCGCCGACATCCACTTCCTGCTTCCCGAATCCGGTCTGTCGATCATCGGCGAGCATTTCCTGCCGATCCGTTACGGCCTGATGAGCCGCGACCTCGGCCCGGTCACGCGCGCGATGAGCCACGAACAGGCGCTGGGGCAGTGCCGCCACTGGCTGCGCACCAACAATATCGCGCCGGTCGCGCACAGCGATACCGCGGGCGCCGCCGCCTGGGTCGCCGACAGTGACGAGGTCGGCCTTGCCGCGCTCGCGCCGCCGCACGCCGCCGAACTTTACGGCCTGACGCTGCACGGCACGGGGATGGAAGACGCCGATCACAACACGACGCGCTTTGTCATCCTTGCGCGCGAACCGCTGGCAGATGCCGCGGCGACCACTGGCCCGCTGATGACGACCTTCATGTTCGAGGTGAAGAATATCCCGGCCGCGCTCTACAAGGCGCTCGGCGGCTTTGCGACCAACGGGGTCAACATGACCAAGCTGGAAAGCTATCAGACCGGCGACAGCTTCGCCGCGACGCAATTTTACTGCGACATCGTTGGTGCGCCGGGCGACGAACGGATCGACCGCGCGCTCGAGGAACTCGACTTCCAGACCAAGTCGCTGCGCTTGCTCGGCACCTATCCGCAGGCGCGCGAGCGGCGCTGA
- the serA gene encoding phosphoglycerate dehydrogenase, whose protein sequence is MTAPKVLISDKMDPKAAAIFKERGIDVDVITGKTKDELIAMIGDYDGLAIRSATKVTADVLAAATNLKVVGRAGIGVDNVDIPEASKKGVIVMNTPFGNSITTAEHAIAMMFALARQIPEANAGTQAGKWPKNDFMGVELTSKTLGLIGCGNIGSIVAERALGLRMKVVAFDPFLTPERAIELGVEKADLETLLAKADFITLHTPLTDQTRNILSAENIAKAKKGVRIINCARGGLIDEAALKDALESGHVAGAALDVFQTEPPAADHPLFSAPNFICTPHLGASTDEAQVNVAIQVAEQLSDYLLTGGITNALNVPSLSAEEAPKLRPYMSLAEKLGSLVGQLAHDNLTTISVEVEGAAAELNLKPITAAVLTGLMRRYSDSVNMVNAPHLARERGLDVREVRHDRDGDYHTLVRVTVATSDGDRSVAGTLFSNGDPRLVEMFGIKVEADLDGHMLYIVNEDAPGFIGRIGTALGEAGLNIGTFHLGRRAAGGEAVLLLSLDSPMPEPLLWQLCQLPGVKTVKGLKF, encoded by the coding sequence ATGACCGCACCCAAAGTCCTCATCAGCGACAAGATGGACCCCAAAGCCGCCGCGATCTTCAAGGAACGCGGCATCGACGTCGACGTCATCACCGGCAAGACCAAGGACGAGCTGATCGCGATGATCGGCGACTATGACGGCCTCGCGATCCGTTCGGCCACCAAGGTTACCGCCGACGTGCTCGCCGCCGCGACGAACCTGAAGGTCGTCGGCCGCGCCGGGATCGGTGTCGACAATGTCGACATTCCGGAAGCGTCGAAAAAGGGCGTCATCGTGATGAACACGCCCTTCGGTAACAGCATCACCACCGCCGAACATGCGATCGCGATGATGTTCGCGCTCGCACGCCAGATTCCCGAAGCCAATGCGGGGACGCAGGCGGGCAAATGGCCGAAGAACGACTTCATGGGTGTCGAACTGACCTCGAAGACGCTCGGCCTGATCGGTTGCGGCAATATCGGCAGCATCGTCGCCGAGCGCGCGCTGGGCCTCCGCATGAAGGTCGTCGCCTTCGACCCCTTCCTGACCCCCGAGCGCGCGATCGAGCTCGGCGTCGAAAAGGCCGACCTCGAAACCTTGCTCGCCAAGGCCGATTTCATCACGCTGCACACCCCGCTGACCGACCAGACGCGCAATATCCTGTCGGCCGAGAATATCGCCAAGGCGAAGAAGGGCGTGCGCATCATCAACTGCGCGCGCGGCGGGCTGATCGACGAAGCCGCGCTGAAGGACGCACTCGAAAGCGGCCATGTCGCGGGCGCGGCACTCGACGTGTTCCAGACCGAACCGCCGGCAGCCGATCATCCGCTGTTCAGCGCGCCGAACTTCATCTGCACGCCGCACCTCGGCGCGTCGACCGACGAAGCGCAGGTCAATGTCGCGATCCAGGTAGCCGAGCAACTGTCGGACTATCTGCTCACCGGCGGCATCACCAACGCGCTCAACGTGCCCAGCCTGTCGGCCGAGGAAGCGCCGAAACTGCGCCCCTATATGAGCCTTGCCGAAAAGCTCGGTAGCCTCGTCGGCCAGCTCGCGCACGACAACCTCACGACGATCTCGGTCGAGGTCGAAGGCGCAGCCGCCGAGCTCAACCTCAAGCCAATCACCGCCGCGGTGCTCACAGGCCTGATGCGCCGTTATTCGGACAGCGTGAACATGGTCAACGCCCCGCACCTCGCCCGCGAACGCGGCCTCGACGTACGTGAGGTCCGCCACGACCGCGATGGCGACTATCACACCCTCGTCCGCGTCACCGTGGCGACCAGCGACGGCGACCGCTCGGTCGCAGGCACGCTGTTCAGCAACGGCGACCCGCGCCTCGTCGAGATGTTCGGGATCAAGGTCGAGGCCGACCTCGACGGCCATATGCTCTACATCGTCAACGAAGATGCGCCGGGCTTCATCGGCCGCATCGGTACCGCGCTTGGCGAAGCGGGACTCAACATCGGCACCTTCCACCTCGGCCGCCGCGCCGCGGGCGGCGAAGCCGTGCTGCTGCTCAGCCTCGACTCGCCGATGCCCGAGCCGTTGCTGTGGCAGCTCTGCCAGCTTCCCGGCGTGAAGACCGTAAAGGGTCTGAAGTTCTGA
- a CDS encoding LOG family protein produces the protein MAEDKQPHRSRFHKAKDDAQFAKQATTTPQTAHPAYKLAFQDKDFLLREDLRPVRFQLELLKPELLLDEAGIESTLVIYGSARIPEPSQADALEAAATDDTQRNIARRLKAKAKYYDEARALARLASQYPCDDNGCRHFVVCSGGGPSIMEAANRGADDEGRESIGLNIVLPHEQAPNRFVTPSLSFQFHYFALRKMHFLLRARAVCVFPGGFGTFDEMFELLTLIQTGKIKPIPIVLFGKEFWQRVVNFDALVEEGVVSARDLDLFKFVETADEAWKIVQDFYANIDHH, from the coding sequence ATGGCAGAAGATAAACAACCCCATCGTTCGCGTTTCCACAAAGCCAAGGATGACGCGCAGTTCGCCAAGCAGGCGACCACCACCCCGCAAACGGCGCACCCCGCCTACAAGCTGGCGTTCCAGGACAAGGATTTCCTGCTGCGCGAGGATCTGCGTCCCGTTCGTTTCCAGCTCGAGCTGCTCAAGCCCGAATTGCTTCTCGACGAGGCGGGGATCGAATCGACGCTGGTCATCTATGGCTCCGCGCGCATTCCCGAACCGTCGCAGGCCGACGCGCTCGAGGCGGCGGCGACCGACGATACGCAGCGCAACATCGCCCGCCGCCTGAAGGCGAAGGCGAAATATTATGACGAGGCGCGCGCACTCGCACGGCTCGCGAGCCAATATCCGTGTGACGACAACGGCTGCCGTCACTTCGTCGTCTGTTCGGGCGGCGGTCCGTCGATCATGGAAGCGGCGAACCGCGGCGCTGACGATGAAGGCCGCGAATCGATCGGCCTCAACATCGTGCTCCCGCACGAGCAGGCGCCCAATCGCTTCGTCACCCCGTCACTGAGTTTCCAGTTCCACTATTTCGCGCTGCGCAAGATGCATTTCCTGCTTCGCGCGCGCGCCGTTTGCGTCTTCCCTGGCGGTTTCGGCACGTTCGACGAGATGTTCGAGCTGCTGACGCTGATCCAGACCGGTAAGATCAAGCCGATTCCGATCGTGTTGTTCGGCAAGGAGTTCTGGCAGCGCGTGGTTAATTTCGACGCGCTGGTCGAGGAAGGCGTCGTCAGCGCGCGCGACCTCGACCTGTTCAAATTCGTCGAGACCGCCGACGAGGCGTGGAAAATCGTTCAGGATTTCTACGCGAACATCGACCATCACTGA
- a CDS encoding extensin family protein, which translates to MPIPTFLKPRILIAASAALALSACFGAPEVMKSGGGKQSTTSKPSRPQIVGTPSFTSAEAQQCAFDLKQAGVRFTPLPNQDHGGGCTSIDSVKLLDIGTPVSGLGAMTCPLAKNFAAWAQYAVKPAARQYFGQDVVKIETFGTYSCRNIYGGRSGRMSQHAFSNAIDVSGFVLADGRRIMLDGGWKGDKPSQDFLRALHKSGCRRFGTVLGPDYNAAHYNHFHFDMSGNGYCR; encoded by the coding sequence ATGCCGATCCCGACGTTCCTGAAACCCCGGATCCTGATCGCCGCCAGCGCGGCGCTGGCGCTGTCCGCCTGTTTCGGCGCGCCCGAGGTCATGAAGAGTGGCGGGGGCAAGCAGTCGACAACGAGCAAACCGAGCCGTCCGCAGATCGTCGGCACACCTTCCTTCACCAGCGCCGAAGCACAGCAGTGCGCGTTCGATCTCAAACAGGCCGGCGTGCGTTTTACGCCGCTACCGAATCAGGATCATGGCGGCGGCTGTACCTCGATCGATTCGGTGAAGCTGCTCGACATCGGCACGCCGGTGTCGGGGCTCGGCGCGATGACCTGTCCACTCGCGAAGAATTTTGCGGCGTGGGCGCAATATGCGGTGAAGCCCGCGGCGCGGCAATATTTCGGGCAGGACGTCGTAAAGATCGAGACCTTCGGTACTTATAGCTGTCGCAATATTTATGGCGGGCGATCAGGGCGGATGTCGCAGCACGCCTTTTCGAATGCGATCGACGTGTCGGGCTTCGTGCTCGCTGACGGGCGCCGCATCATGCTCGACGGCGGGTGGAAGGGCGACAAGCCGTCGCAGGATTTCCTGCGTGCGCTCCACAAGTCGGGCTGTCGCCGCTTCGGCACCGTGCTCGGTCCCGATTACAATGCGGCGCATTATAACCATTTCCATTTCGACATGAGCGGTAACGGCTACTGCCGCTGA
- a CDS encoding ATP phosphoribosyltransferase regulatory subunit — protein MTKAPALLPEGLRDRLPQQAEAASRVTRALVDAMRSHGYGRVSPPLAEFRETLGGEDERSTRDLLRFTDPVSQRTLALRPDITRQVGRIATSLLAKAPRPLRLCYAGQVVKLRASQLRPAREMLQVGAELIGSDSVAAAREIVTVAIDALEAAGIGPVTIDFTLPDVVDLLANGPLPVDTDIQQLRDELDAKDAGALTRIGAEAYLPLLRATGPFDQAIADLRAFDAAGVLTARIDALEAIAAPIRDRVTLTLDPTERHGFAYQSWFGFQIFVPGQGDAVGRGGGYSIPVGEQEEAAVGFSLYPDPLIDAGLGAENDAERRIFLPLGHDAALAASLRADDWQTVAALSESDDAGALGCGFILSADGPVEA, from the coding sequence ATGACCAAGGCCCCTGCCCTGCTGCCCGAAGGGCTGCGCGATCGCCTTCCGCAACAGGCGGAGGCCGCGTCGCGCGTCACCCGCGCGCTCGTCGATGCGATGCGTTCGCATGGCTATGGCCGCGTGTCGCCACCGCTCGCCGAGTTTCGCGAGACCCTCGGCGGAGAGGACGAGCGCTCGACACGCGACCTGCTGCGCTTCACCGATCCCGTGTCGCAGCGCACGCTGGCGCTGCGCCCCGACATCACGCGGCAGGTCGGCCGCATCGCAACCTCGCTGCTCGCCAAGGCACCGCGTCCGCTCCGCCTCTGCTACGCCGGGCAGGTCGTCAAACTGCGCGCCAGCCAGCTTCGCCCGGCGCGCGAAATGCTGCAGGTCGGCGCCGAACTGATCGGCAGCGACAGCGTCGCCGCAGCGCGTGAGATCGTCACGGTCGCGATCGACGCGCTCGAGGCCGCGGGCATTGGCCCCGTCACAATCGATTTCACCCTGCCCGACGTCGTCGACCTGCTCGCGAACGGACCGCTGCCCGTCGATACCGACATCCAGCAACTGCGCGACGAACTCGACGCCAAAGATGCGGGCGCTCTCACGCGGATTGGCGCTGAAGCCTATCTGCCTTTGCTCCGCGCGACGGGCCCGTTCGATCAGGCGATTGCCGATCTGCGCGCATTCGACGCGGCCGGCGTCCTCACCGCACGCATCGACGCGCTCGAAGCGATCGCCGCACCGATCCGCGACCGCGTCACGCTGACGCTCGACCCGACCGAACGCCACGGCTTCGCCTATCAAAGCTGGTTCGGCTTCCAGATCTTCGTGCCGGGACAGGGCGACGCGGTCGGCCGCGGCGGCGGTTATTCGATCCCGGTCGGCGAACAGGAAGAAGCGGCCGTCGGTTTCTCGCTCTATCCCGATCCGCTGATTGACGCCGGCCTCGGCGCCGAAAATGATGCCGAGCGCCGTATTTTCCTGCCGCTCGGCCACGACGCGGCGCTCGCGGCGAGCCTGCGCGCCGACGATTGGCAGACGGTCGCTGCGCTGTCCGAAAGCGACGATGCAGGGGCGCTGGGCTGCGGCTTCATCCTCAGCGCCGACGGGCCGGTCGAAGCCTAA
- a CDS encoding CDP-alcohol phosphatidyltransferase family protein, whose amino-acid sequence MSKFEPVAKAPVRIQQNILARSERRLLNWLCARLPRWVTPDQLTTLGFAGAVLVAAGYLLSWFDSEWLGLSLVGYIVNWFGDSLDGSLARWRGIERPNYGYFVDHSVDAIATLLMISAIGMSPYMRLDVALMAVIGYFLLSIHTFIAAKILGEFRLSYMAGGPTELRLMLMAMTVAMPIIGGGDISGTNFSVFDLFALVVASILVTLFIVQTSTTARMLRRRGN is encoded by the coding sequence ATGAGCAAGTTCGAACCCGTCGCCAAGGCGCCGGTCCGCATTCAGCAGAACATCCTCGCGCGCAGCGAACGCCGTCTTCTCAACTGGTTATGCGCGCGCCTTCCTCGCTGGGTGACACCTGACCAGCTCACCACGCTGGGCTTCGCCGGCGCGGTGCTTGTCGCGGCAGGTTACCTGCTCAGCTGGTTCGACAGCGAATGGCTCGGGCTTTCGCTCGTCGGCTATATCGTCAACTGGTTCGGCGATTCGCTTGACGGCAGCCTTGCCCGCTGGCGCGGTATCGAACGTCCCAACTATGGCTATTTCGTCGATCACAGCGTCGATGCGATCGCGACATTGCTGATGATCAGCGCGATCGGGATGAGCCCCTATATGCGGCTCGACGTCGCGCTGATGGCGGTGATCGGCTACTTCCTGCTGTCGATCCACACCTTCATCGCGGCGAAGATTCTGGGCGAATTTCGCCTCTCCTATATGGCCGGCGGCCCGACCGAATTGCGGCTGATGCTGATGGCGATGACGGTCGCGATGCCGATCATCGGTGGCGGCGACATCAGCGGCACCAATTTTTCGGTCTTCGACTTGTTCGCCCTCGTGGTCGCGAGCATATTGGTCACGCTGTTCATCGTCCAGACGTCGACAACCGCACGGATGCTCCGCCGACGCGGGAACTGA